A region of Drosophila mauritiana strain mau12 chromosome 3L, ASM438214v1, whole genome shotgun sequence DNA encodes the following proteins:
- the LOC117139073 gene encoding short/branched chain specific acyl-CoA dehydrogenase, mitochondrial, which yields MMNSLKKLPVRMLANAARQQNAAMSSATGLPPPLTFLTDDEKMMKETVAKLAQEQIQPLVKKMDFEHKFDPSVVKAVFENGLMGIEIDTELGGSGCNFMTNIIVVEELSKIDPAVAAFVDIHNTLVNSLMIKFGNAEQKAKYLPKLAQEYAGSFALTEPGAGSDAFSLKTVAKKDGSHYVINGSKMWISNSDVAGVFLIFANAKPEDGYRGITTFIVDRETPGLIVNKPEDKLGIRASGTCQLTFDNVRVPEENILGTFGHGYKYAAGFLNEGRIGIAAQMVGLAQGTFDATIPYLLERKQFGDAIYNFQSMQHQIATVATEIEAARLMTYNAARLQEQGVPFQKEAAMAKYYASEVAQRAAIKCVDWMGGVGFTRDFPQEKYYRDVKIGAIYEGTTNMQLSTIAKCIKKDYAA from the exons ATGATGAACAGCCTGAAGAAACTGCCCGTGCGCATG CTGGCTAACGCTGCACGTCAGCAAAATGCTGCGATGTCCTCGGCAACAGGTCTCCCCCCACCCCTCACCTTCCTCACCGACGATGAGAAAATGATGAAGGAGACTG TTGCCAAACTGGCTCAGGAGCAGATCCAGCCCTTGGTGAAGAAAATGGACTTTGAGCACAAATTCGATCCCTCCGTGGTGAAGGCGGTTTTCGAGAACGGCCTGATGGGCATTGAGATCGACACCGAGCTGGGAGGCAGTGGCTGCAACTTCATGACCAACATCATCGTGGTGGAGGAGCTGTCCAAAATCGATCCTGCCGTCGCCGCCTTTGTGGACATTCACAACACACTGGTCAACTCGCTGATGATCAAGTTCGGCAACGCCGAGCAGAAGGCCAAGTATCTGCCCAAGCTGGCCCAGGAGTACGCCGGTAGCTTCGCCCTGACCGAACCCGGTGCAGGATCCGATGCCTTCTCCCTGAAGACCGTCGCCAAGAAGGACGGCTCCCACTACGTAATCAATGGCTCCAAGATGTGGATCTCCAACTCTGATGTGGCCGGAGTCTTCCTGATCTTCGCCAATGCCAAGCCAGAAGAT GGCTACCGTGGCATTACCACCTTCATTGTGGACCGTGAGACCCCCGGTCTGATCGTGAACAAGCCGGAGGACAAATTGGGCATCCGCGCCTCTGGAACCTGCCAGCTCACCTTCGACAACGTGCGTGTGCCCGAGGAGAACATCCTGGGAACCTTCGGCCATGGCTACAAGTACGCCGCCGGCTTCCTGAACGAGGGTCGCATCGGTATTGCTGCCCAGATGGTGGGCCTGGCCCAGGGAACCTTCGACGCCACCATTCCGTACCTGCTGGAGCGCAAGCAGTTCGGAGATGCCATCTACAACTTCCAGTCGATGCAGCACCAGATCGCCACCGTGGCCACGGAGATCGAGGCCGCCCGCCTGATGACCTACAATGCCGCACGTCTGCAGGAGCAGGGAGTGCCCTTCCAGAAGGAGGCGGCCATGGCCAAGTACTACGCCTCCGAGGTGGCCCAGAGGGCGGCGATCAAGTGCGTCGACTGGATGGGAGGCGTTGGCTTCACCCGCGATTTCCCGCAGGAGAAGTACTACCGTGACGTGAAGATCGGAGCCATCTACGAGGGCACCACCAACATGCAGTTGAGCACCATTGCCAAGTGCATCAAGAAGGACTACGCGGCCTAA
- the LOC117139942 gene encoding pre-mRNA-processing factor 6 isoform X2 has translation MDEKRKEYRDRRLREDLERYRQERPKIQQQFSDLKRSLASVTSEEWSTIPEVGDSRNRKQRNPRAEKFTPLPDSLISRNLGGESSSTLDPSSGLASMVPGVATPGMLTPTGDLDLRKIGQARNTLMNVKLSQVSDSVTGQTVVDPKGYLTDLQSMIPTYGGDINDIKKARLLLKSVRETNPNHPPAWIASARLEEVTGKVQMARNLIMRGCEMNIQSEDLWLEAARLQPPDTAKAVIAQAARHIPTSVRIWIKAADLESETKAKRRVFRKALEHIPNSVRLWKAAVELENPDDARILLSRAVECCNTSVELWLALARLETYENARKVLNKARENIPTDRQIWTTAAKLEEANGNIHMVEKIIDRSLTSLTVNGVEINRDQWFQEAIEAEKSGAVNCCQSIVKAVIGIGVEEEDRKQTWIDDAEFCAKENAFECARAVYAHALQIFPSKKSIWLRAAYFEKNHGTRESLEALLQRAVAHCPKSEILWLMGAKSKWMAGDVPAARGILSLAFQANPNSEDIWLAAVKLESENSEYERARRLLAKARGSAPTPRVMMKSARLEWALEKFDEALRLLEEAVEVFPDFPKLWMMKGQIEEQQRRADDAAATYTLGLKKCPTSIPLWILSANLEERKGVLTKARSILERGRLRNPKVAVLWLEAIRVELRAGLKEIASTMMARALQECPNAGELWAEAIFMETKPQRKTKSVDALKKCEHDPHVLLAVSKLFWSEHKFSKCRDWFNRTVKIDPDLGDAWAYFYKFELLHGTEAQQLEVLDRCISAEPTHGESWCRVSKNIQNWQFKTPEVLRAVVRELSIPI, from the exons ATGGACGAAAAGCGCAAAGAGTATCGTGATCGCCGGCTGCGTGAGGATTTGGAGCGGTACCGCCAGGAGCGACCGAAGATCCAGCAGCAGTTCAGTGACCTGAAACGCTCACTGGCCAGCGTCACATCGGAAGAGTGGTCCACGATTCCTGAAGTGGGCGATAGTCGAAACAGAAAGCAACGAAATCCAAGGGCCGAAAAGTTTACCCCTCTGCCGGACAGCTTGATATCCAGAAACCTTGGCGGCGAGTCGTCCTCTACGTTAGATCCGTCCTCGGGCTTGGCTTCTATGGTGCCTGGCGTAGCTACTCCTGGCATGCTGACACCTACGGGTGATCTTGATTTGCGAAAGATTGGCCAGGCTCGTAACACTCTTATGAACGTCAAGCTGTCGCAGGTTTCCGATTCCGTGACAGGCCAAACGGTGGTGGATCCCAAGGGTTATCTCACCGACCTGCAGAGTATGATTCCAACTTACGGTGGTGACATAAACGACATCAAGAAGGCTCGTTTGTTGCTCAAGAGTGTGAGGGAAACGAATCCTAATCATCCACCAGCTTGGATTGCCTCCGCCCGTTTGGAAGAAGTGACTGGCAAGGTTCAGATGGCTAGGAATCTGATTATGAGGGGCTGCGAAATGAACATCCAGTCTGAGGATCTCTGGCTGGAAGCAGCTCGCCTTCAGCCGCCAGATACAGCCAAAGCGGTGATCGCGCAAGCGGCTCGTCATATTCCTACCTCGGTCAGGATCTGGATTAAAGCCGCTGACCTGGAATCGGAGACCAAAGCTAAGCGTAGAGTTTTCAGAAAAGCTCTAGAGCATATTCCAAATTCAGTTCGTCTGTGGAAAGCGGCTGTCGAACTTGAAAACCCCGATGATGCACGTATTTTACTCTCTCGCGCCGTGGAGTGCTGCAACACCAGCGTTGAACTTTGGTTGGCTCTCGCTCGCTTGGAAACCTACGAGAACGCCCGAAAGGTCCTAAACAAGGCTCGCGAGAATATTCCCACTGATCGCCAGATTTGGACCACTGCTGCGAAGTTGGAGGAGGCCAATGGTAATATTCACATGGTGGAAAAGATCATTGATCGATCATTGACCTCGCTGACCGTCAACGGAGTGGAGATCAACCGTGATCAGTGGTTCCAGGAGGCCATCGAGGCGGAAAAATCAGGAGCAGTCAACTGTTGCCAATCCATTGTTAAAGCTGTCATTGGAATAGgagtggaggaggaggatcgCAAACAGACTTGGATTGATGATGCTGAATTC TGCGCAAAGGAAAATGCATTTGAGTGTGCCCGAGCTGTTTACGCTCATGCCCTGCAAATATTTCCCTCAAAGAAAAGCATCTGGTTGCGAGCCGCCTACTTTGAAAAGAACCATGGAACCCGCGAATCTTTGGAGGCCCTGTTGCAGCGAGCAGTGGCTCATTGTCCTAAATCGGAGATTCTCTGGCTGATGGGGGCCAAATCCAAATGGATGGCTGGAGACGTTCCAGCCGCGAGAGGTATTTTATCCTTGGCTTTCCAGGCCAATCCCAATTCCGAGGACATTTGGTTGGCTGCCGTTAAGTTGGAATCAGAGAACTCGGAATATGAACGGGCGAGACGCTTGTTAGCCAAGGCTAGAGGATCGGCACCGACACCAAGGGTGATGATGAAATCAGCTCGCCTGGAATGGGCTTTGGAAAAGTTCGATGAAGCTCTACGGTTGCTGGAGGAGGCGGTGGAAGTGTTCCCAGATTTCCCCAAACTGTGGATGATGAAGGGTCAGATTGAGGAGCAGCAGAGACGGGCAGATGATGCGGCTGCCACCTATACCCTGGGCTTGAAAAAGTGTCCTACGTCTATCCCACTTTGGATACTTTCCGCCAATCTAGAAGAGCGCAAAGGAGTGCTTACAAAGGCTCGATCCATTCTGGAACGAGGACGTTTGCGCAACCCCAAGGTGGCTGTACTCTGGCTGGAGGCCATCAGGGTGGAGCTGCGTGCGGGTCTCAAGGAGATTGCCAGCACAATGATGGCAAGAGCACTGCAGGAATGTCCCAACGCTGGTGAGCTATGGGCGGAGGCTATTTTCATGGAAACCAAGCCGCAGCGAAAGACCAAGTCAGTGGATGCTCTCAAGAAATGCGAGCATGATCCACATGTGCTTCTAGCTGTATCAAAACTGTTCTGGTCTGAGCACAAGTTCTCCAAGTGCCGGGACTGGTTTAATCGAACG GTCAAGATCGATCCAGATCTAGGTGATGCTTGGGCGTATTTCTACAAGTTCGAATTGCTTCACGGCACGGAGGCGCAGCAGCTGGAGGTCCTCGATCGGTGCATTTCGGCAGAGCCCACGCACGGCGAGTCCTGGTGTCGGGTCAGCAAGAACATCCAGAACTGGCAGTTCAAGACACCTGAAGTGCTGCGTGCCGTTGTCCGGGAGCTATCCATACCCATCTAA
- the LOC117139077 gene encoding 60S ribosomal protein L26: MKQNPFVSSSRRKNRKRHFQAPSHIRRRLMSAPLSKELRQKYNVRSMPIRRDDEVQVIRGHFKGNQVGKVVQAYRKKFVVYVEKIQRENANGTNVYVGIHPSKVLIVKLKLDKDRKAILERRGKGRLAALGKDKGKYTEETAAQPMETA, translated from the coding sequence ATGAAACAGAACCCGTTCGTGTCGTCGTCGCGCAGGAAGAACCGCAAGCGCCACTTCCAGGCTCCCTCCCACATCCGCAGGCGCCTCATGTCCGCTCCCCTGTCCAAGGAGCTGCGCCAGAAGTACAATGTGCGTTCCATGCCCATCCGCCGCGACGATGAGGTCCAGGTGATCCGCGGCCACTTCAAGGGCAACCAGGTGGGCAAGGTGGTCCAGGCCTACCGCAAGAAGTTCGTCGTCTACGTCGAGAAGATCCAGCGCGAGAACGCCAACGGCACCAACGTCTACGTGGGCATCCACCCCAGCAAGGTGCTGATCGTCAAGCTGAAGCTCGACAAGGACCGCAAGGCCATCCTGGAGCGTCGCGGCAAGGGTCGTCTGGCTGCTCTCGGCAAGGATAAGGGCAAGTACACCGAGGAGACCGCCGCCCAGCCCATGGAGACCGCGTAA
- the LOC117139942 gene encoding pre-mRNA-processing factor 6 isoform X1, translating to MSNITAAVIANRNKKHFLGVPAPLGYVAGVGRGATGFTTRSDIGPARDANDVSDDRHAPPATKRKKKDEEEEEDEDLNDSNYDEFSGYSGSLFSKDPYDKDDEEADAIYDSIDKRMDEKRKEYRDRRLREDLERYRQERPKIQQQFSDLKRSLASVTSEEWSTIPEVGDSRNRKQRNPRAEKFTPLPDSLISRNLGGESSSTLDPSSGLASMVPGVATPGMLTPTGDLDLRKIGQARNTLMNVKLSQVSDSVTGQTVVDPKGYLTDLQSMIPTYGGDINDIKKARLLLKSVRETNPNHPPAWIASARLEEVTGKVQMARNLIMRGCEMNIQSEDLWLEAARLQPPDTAKAVIAQAARHIPTSVRIWIKAADLESETKAKRRVFRKALEHIPNSVRLWKAAVELENPDDARILLSRAVECCNTSVELWLALARLETYENARKVLNKARENIPTDRQIWTTAAKLEEANGNIHMVEKIIDRSLTSLTVNGVEINRDQWFQEAIEAEKSGAVNCCQSIVKAVIGIGVEEEDRKQTWIDDAEFCAKENAFECARAVYAHALQIFPSKKSIWLRAAYFEKNHGTRESLEALLQRAVAHCPKSEILWLMGAKSKWMAGDVPAARGILSLAFQANPNSEDIWLAAVKLESENSEYERARRLLAKARGSAPTPRVMMKSARLEWALEKFDEALRLLEEAVEVFPDFPKLWMMKGQIEEQQRRADDAAATYTLGLKKCPTSIPLWILSANLEERKGVLTKARSILERGRLRNPKVAVLWLEAIRVELRAGLKEIASTMMARALQECPNAGELWAEAIFMETKPQRKTKSVDALKKCEHDPHVLLAVSKLFWSEHKFSKCRDWFNRTVKIDPDLGDAWAYFYKFELLHGTEAQQLEVLDRCISAEPTHGESWCRVSKNIQNWQFKTPEVLRAVVRELSIPI from the exons ATGTCCAACATAACGGCAGCGGTTATAGCCAACCGCAACAAAAAGCATTTCCTGGGCGTTCCAGCTCCATTGGGCTATGTGGCCGGCGTCGGTCGAGG AGCCACAGGATTCACCACTCGGTCCGATATTGGTCCTGCCCGTGATGCAAACGATGTATCCGACGACCGCCATGCTCCGCCGGCCACAAAACGTAAGAAAAAAgacgaagaggaggaggaggacgaagACTTGAACGACTCAAACTATGACGAGTTTAGTGGTTACAGCGGCTCCCTGTTCTCCAAGGATCCGTACGACAAGGATGACGAGGAGGCAGACGCTATCTACGATTCGATAGACAAGCGAATGGACGAAAAGCGCAAAGAGTATCGTGATCGCCGGCTGCGTGAGGATTTGGAGCGGTACCGCCAGGAGCGACCGAAGATCCAGCAGCAGTTCAGTGACCTGAAACGCTCACTGGCCAGCGTCACATCGGAAGAGTGGTCCACGATTCCTGAAGTGGGCGATAGTCGAAACAGAAAGCAACGAAATCCAAGGGCCGAAAAGTTTACCCCTCTGCCGGACAGCTTGATATCCAGAAACCTTGGCGGCGAGTCGTCCTCTACGTTAGATCCGTCCTCGGGCTTGGCTTCTATGGTGCCTGGCGTAGCTACTCCTGGCATGCTGACACCTACGGGTGATCTTGATTTGCGAAAGATTGGCCAGGCTCGTAACACTCTTATGAACGTCAAGCTGTCGCAGGTTTCCGATTCCGTGACAGGCCAAACGGTGGTGGATCCCAAGGGTTATCTCACCGACCTGCAGAGTATGATTCCAACTTACGGTGGTGACATAAACGACATCAAGAAGGCTCGTTTGTTGCTCAAGAGTGTGAGGGAAACGAATCCTAATCATCCACCAGCTTGGATTGCCTCCGCCCGTTTGGAAGAAGTGACTGGCAAGGTTCAGATGGCTAGGAATCTGATTATGAGGGGCTGCGAAATGAACATCCAGTCTGAGGATCTCTGGCTGGAAGCAGCTCGCCTTCAGCCGCCAGATACAGCCAAAGCGGTGATCGCGCAAGCGGCTCGTCATATTCCTACCTCGGTCAGGATCTGGATTAAAGCCGCTGACCTGGAATCGGAGACCAAAGCTAAGCGTAGAGTTTTCAGAAAAGCTCTAGAGCATATTCCAAATTCAGTTCGTCTGTGGAAAGCGGCTGTCGAACTTGAAAACCCCGATGATGCACGTATTTTACTCTCTCGCGCCGTGGAGTGCTGCAACACCAGCGTTGAACTTTGGTTGGCTCTCGCTCGCTTGGAAACCTACGAGAACGCCCGAAAGGTCCTAAACAAGGCTCGCGAGAATATTCCCACTGATCGCCAGATTTGGACCACTGCTGCGAAGTTGGAGGAGGCCAATGGTAATATTCACATGGTGGAAAAGATCATTGATCGATCATTGACCTCGCTGACCGTCAACGGAGTGGAGATCAACCGTGATCAGTGGTTCCAGGAGGCCATCGAGGCGGAAAAATCAGGAGCAGTCAACTGTTGCCAATCCATTGTTAAAGCTGTCATTGGAATAGgagtggaggaggaggatcgCAAACAGACTTGGATTGATGATGCTGAATTC TGCGCAAAGGAAAATGCATTTGAGTGTGCCCGAGCTGTTTACGCTCATGCCCTGCAAATATTTCCCTCAAAGAAAAGCATCTGGTTGCGAGCCGCCTACTTTGAAAAGAACCATGGAACCCGCGAATCTTTGGAGGCCCTGTTGCAGCGAGCAGTGGCTCATTGTCCTAAATCGGAGATTCTCTGGCTGATGGGGGCCAAATCCAAATGGATGGCTGGAGACGTTCCAGCCGCGAGAGGTATTTTATCCTTGGCTTTCCAGGCCAATCCCAATTCCGAGGACATTTGGTTGGCTGCCGTTAAGTTGGAATCAGAGAACTCGGAATATGAACGGGCGAGACGCTTGTTAGCCAAGGCTAGAGGATCGGCACCGACACCAAGGGTGATGATGAAATCAGCTCGCCTGGAATGGGCTTTGGAAAAGTTCGATGAAGCTCTACGGTTGCTGGAGGAGGCGGTGGAAGTGTTCCCAGATTTCCCCAAACTGTGGATGATGAAGGGTCAGATTGAGGAGCAGCAGAGACGGGCAGATGATGCGGCTGCCACCTATACCCTGGGCTTGAAAAAGTGTCCTACGTCTATCCCACTTTGGATACTTTCCGCCAATCTAGAAGAGCGCAAAGGAGTGCTTACAAAGGCTCGATCCATTCTGGAACGAGGACGTTTGCGCAACCCCAAGGTGGCTGTACTCTGGCTGGAGGCCATCAGGGTGGAGCTGCGTGCGGGTCTCAAGGAGATTGCCAGCACAATGATGGCAAGAGCACTGCAGGAATGTCCCAACGCTGGTGAGCTATGGGCGGAGGCTATTTTCATGGAAACCAAGCCGCAGCGAAAGACCAAGTCAGTGGATGCTCTCAAGAAATGCGAGCATGATCCACATGTGCTTCTAGCTGTATCAAAACTGTTCTGGTCTGAGCACAAGTTCTCCAAGTGCCGGGACTGGTTTAATCGAACG GTCAAGATCGATCCAGATCTAGGTGATGCTTGGGCGTATTTCTACAAGTTCGAATTGCTTCACGGCACGGAGGCGCAGCAGCTGGAGGTCCTCGATCGGTGCATTTCGGCAGAGCCCACGCACGGCGAGTCCTGGTGTCGGGTCAGCAAGAACATCCAGAACTGGCAGTTCAAGACACCTGAAGTGCTGCGTGCCGTTGTCCGGGAGCTATCCATACCCATCTAA
- the LOC117139072 gene encoding COP9 signalosome complex subunit 1b — protein MPVLPMPPLMQNAVEPMQVDIAPPNEDNENNEEQQIVVENPSIDLEVYANQYAGIVRLHRLIYVADVCPVLAVEALKMAITYVQTTYNVNLYQVLHKRLSDLNAGNAPAPPANAAGDQAGAAAPGPLAAAPLPDIAAQPAAQAQGQAQPAGEKDAFAYDAAWVDTKMKKAALKLEKLDSDLKNYKSNSIKESIRRGHDDLADHYLSCGDLTNALKCYSRARDYCTSGKHVVNMCLNVIKVSIYLQNWAHVMSYISKAESTPDFAEGSKEANAQVHTRLECAAGLAELQQKKYKVAAKHFLNANFDHCDFPEMISTSNVAVYGGLCALATFDRQELKRLVIASTSFKLFLELEPQLRDIIFKFYESKYASCLTLLDEIRDNLLVDMYIAPHVTTLYTKIRNRALIQYFSPYMSADMHKMAMAFNSSVGDLENEVMQLILDGQIQARIDSHNKILFAKEADQRNSTFERALIMGKQYQRHTRMLVLRAAMLKSHIHVKSISREGGSNHGAELCVSAGSSTTAQLARI, from the exons ATGCCCGTGCTGCCGATGCCACCACTCATGCAG AACGCCGTGGAGCCGATGCAAGTGGACATCGCGCCGCCGAACGAGGACAACGAAAATAACGAGGAGCAGCAGATTGTGGTGGAGAACCCCAGCATCGATCTCGAAGTGTACGCCAACCAATATGCCGGGATCGTGCGGCTCCATCGCCTAATTTATGTGGCGGACGTCTGCCCGGTTTTAGCCGTGGAGGCTCTAAAAATGGCCATTACTTACGTTCAGACCACCTACAACGTAAATCTTTACCAGGTGCTGCACAAGCGCTTGAGCGATCTAAACGCTGGCAACGCGCCGGCGCCACCAGCAAATGCTGCCGGAGATCAGGCAGGAGCAGCGGCTCCCGGTCCCCTGGCAGCCGCTCCCCTTCCGGATATCGCGGCCCAACCTGCGGCTCAGGCTCAAGGACAGGCTCAGCCCGCTGGCGAAAAGGACGCTTTCGCCTACGATGCCGCTTGGGTAGACACCAAGATGAAGAAGGCGGCTCTTAAGCTGGAGAAACTGGACTCGGACCTCAAGAACTACAAGTCCAATTCGATCAAGGAGAGCATCCGGAGGGGCCACGATGACCTGGCTGACCACTACCTCAGTTGTGGCGACCTCACCAATGCCCTGAAGTGCTATTCTCGGGCCAGAGACTACTGCACTAGTGGAAAGCACGTGGTAAACATGTGCCTTAACGTAATTAAGGTGTCAATTTATCTCCAGAATTGGGCCCATGTGATGAGCTACATATCCAAGGCGGAAAGCACCCCAGACTTCGCCGAGGGCTCCAAGGAGGCTAATGCCCAGGTTCATACTCGCCTTGAATGCGCTGCTGGTCTGGCGGAACTGCAGCAAAAGAAATATAAGGTGGCCGCCAAGCATTTCCTCAATGCCAACTTCGATCACTGCGACTTTCCCGAAATGATCTCCACCAGCAATGTGGCGGTCTATGGTGGCCTCTGCGCCCTGGCCACCTTTGATCGACAGGAGCTTAAGCGTCTGGTCATCGCCTCTACATCCTTTAAATTGTTCTTAGAACTGGAGCCCCAACTCAGGGATATTATTTTCAAGTTCTACGAAAGTAAATACGCCTCCTGTCTGACGCTTCTGGATGAGATTAGGGATAACCTGCTGGTTGACATGTACATTGCGCCCCATGTAACCACTCTGTACACCAAGATACGCAATCGCGCGCTAATCCAATACTTTAGCCCCTATATGTCAGCTGATATGCACAAAATGGCTATGGCATTTAACTCGTCGGTGGGCGATCTGGAGAACGAGGTGATGCAGTTGATATTAGACGGACAGATCCAGGCGCGCATTGACTCGCACAATAAGATACTGTTCGCCAAGGAGGCGGATCAAAGGAACAGCACCTTTGAGCGGGCTTTGATCATGGGCAAGCAGTACCAGCGTCATACCCGAATGCTTGTCCTTCGTGCTGCAATGCTCAAGAGCCACATCCACGTGAAGAGCATTTCCCGGGAGGGTGGAAGCAACCACGGCGCCGAACTCTGCGTCTCCGCCGGATCCTCGACAACTGCTCAACTCGCCCGGATCTAG
- the LOC117139074 gene encoding corepressor interacting with RBPJ 1, translating into MGKGFNNYMCKKFFHPASRDNLKRVWMAEQQAEAYKKKQEELRNQYEKEQNLHENKAMLSKDSKDKLSVNFMYEPPPGVRKEREKDDNEPEYKFEWQRKYNAPRESYCKGDTEIRDQPFGIQVRNVRCLKCHKWGHINTDKECNMYSISMSEARKLHAETEASDIMAKNVLEEQMKEDGLMMKRSAQELQSIRTIQQQHQLVPSDGEKEAYADNQNPELVFLKSLSKKQKLKLLKKLEKIERMKRKGEGIKKPSKRKSKKERHEKDSKKKKSKKDKSSRKDKKGSVSNSSDSSSSSDSSDSEDNHKSNHRDEKKNGHQRSRDSDHSHQRRSNESRHRRDRSRSRDRSRSLSRDRRRERERRDRSRR; encoded by the exons ATGGGCAAGGGCTTCAATAACTACATGTGCAAGAAATTCTTCCACCCCGCCTCCAGGGACAACCTAAAAAGG GTCTGGATGGCGGAGCAGCAGGCGGAGGCGTACAAAAAAAAGCAGGAGGAGCTACGCAACCAGTACGAAAAGGAGCAGAATCTGCACGAGAACAAAGCAATGCTCAGCAAGGACAGCAAGGATAAGCTGAGCGTTAATTTCATGTACGAGCCACCGCCAGGAGTGCGAAAGGAGCGCGAAAAGGATGACAACGAGCCGGAGTACAAGTTCGAGTGGCAGCGGAAGTACAACGCTCCTAGAGAGTCGTACTGCAAGGGGGACACCGAGATCAGGGACCAGCCCTTCGGCATCCAGGTGAGAAACGTGCGTTGTCTCAAGTGCCACAAGTGGGGCCACATCAACACGGATAAGGAGTGCAACATGTACAGCATTTCCATGAGCGAGGCACGGAAACTGCACGCGGAAACAGAGGCCAGCGACATCATGGCCAAAAACGTGCTGGAGGAACAGATGAAGGAGGATGGCCTCATGATGAAGCGATCGGCACAGGAGCTGCAGAGCATAAGGACCATtcaacagcagcatcaactGGTGCCCAGCGATGGCGAGAAGGAGGCCTATGCCGATAACCAAAATCCCGAACTAGTCTTTCTCAAATCCCTGTCCAAGAAACAAAAGCTAAAGCTGTTGAAGAAACTGGAGAAGATTGAACGAATGAAGCGCAAAGGCGAGGGCATCAAGAAGCCCtcaaaaaggaaatcaaaaaAGGAAAGGCACGAAAAAGATAGCAAGAAAAAGAAATCCAAGAAGGACAAATCGAGCAGAAAAGACAAAAAGGGGTCAGTTAGCAATAGCTCAGACTCCTCTTCATCGTCGGACAGCAGCGACTCCGAGGACAATCACAAAAGCAATCATAGggacgaaaaaaaaaatggacaTCAAAGGTCTAGGGACTCGGATCATAGCCACCAACGGCGGAGCAATGAAAGTAGGCATCGGAGAGATCGATCCCGCTCCAGAGATCGCTCGCGCTCGCTCAGCAGAGACCGAAGAAGGGAGAGGGAGCGCAGAGATCGGTCCAGGCGGTAG
- the LOC117139075 gene encoding ninjurin-1, giving the protein MGSVEVKLFLEDSPSSGESFATTTSGPCCGSGRDLDIQVDERENEDDQFQSRATSELQESKKTNKKCSSDLSTENTYAAKKNVAEGLMDIALLSANANQLRFLITYNDKASMYIFSMIMVILSLVLQLLVGIMLIFKRRLKRFRNRSCERTNDLLVMGVFMITVINIMLAAFTTTDHE; this is encoded by the exons ATGGGCAGCGTCGAGGTGAAATTATTTTTGGAGGATTCCCCCAGCTCTGGGGAAAGTTTCGCCACTACAACCAGTGGACCATGTTGCGGTTCTGGCAGGGACTTGGATATTCAGGTGGATGAAAGGGAGAACGAGGACGATCAGTTCCAATCGAGAGCCACCAGTGAATTGCAAGAATCCAAGAAAACTAACAAGAAATGTTCCAGCGATCTTTCGACGGAGAATACCTATGctgccaaaaaaaatgtaGCTGAAG GTCTAATGGATATAGCTTTGCTTTCGGCGAATGCGAATCAGTTGCGATTCCTGATTACCTATAACGACAAGGCTTCCATGTACATATTCAGCATGATTATGGTGATACTTTCCCTCGTGCTGCAGCTTTTAGTTGGTATAATGCTGATCTTTAAA CGACGTCTCAAGCGATTTAGGAACCGAAGTTGCGAAAGAACCAACGATCTGCTGGTAATGGGAGTTTTCATGATCACAGTGATCAACATTATGCTGGCTGCATTTACCACAACGGATCATGAGTGA
- the LOC117139076 gene encoding gametocyte-specific factor 1 homolog: MDNYDESDMVYCPYNKEHKMLRNKLQQHILKCRVIYKDKVELMVCPFNNSHLIPEPQFFQHTQSCEDRNIIVHYQTSAPAVLSEDTRHPKIESEENWDDDESVPDYDPQVYCSRANIVREPNGLFPAQRKAFIEQEKRRHFGEDYEEEKKPPKAKARADPRPTPYEPRRPYSRRQ; encoded by the exons ATGGATAACTACGACGAATCCGATATGGTTTATTGCCCGTACAACAAGGAGCACAAAATGCTGCGCAATAAGCTCCAGCAGCACATCCTGAAATGCCGTGTGATCTACAAAGACAAGGTGGAACTTATGGTTTGTCCCTTCAATAATTCGCACTTAATACCAGAGCCCCAGTTCTTT CAACACACCCAATCGTGCGAGGATCGAAACATTATAGTACACTATCAGACCAGCGCTCCTGCTGTCCTCAGCGAAGACACCAGACACCCGAAGATCGAGTCCGAGGAGAACTGGGATGACGACGAGAGTGTGCCCGATTACGATCCTCAGGTCTACTGCTCCAGGGCCAACATAGTGAGAGAGCCCAATGGGTTGTTTCCCGCCCAGCGAAAGGCTTTCATCGAGCAGGAGAAGCGTCGTCACTTTGGCGAGGATTACGAGGAGGAGAAGAAGCCGCCGAAGGCCAAGGCTCGCGCGGATCCTCGTCCCACTCCCTACGAGCCCAGGAGGCCATACTCAAGGCGCCAGTAG